The following are encoded in a window of Clostridium thermarum genomic DNA:
- a CDS encoding 2'-5' RNA ligase family protein, with protein MEDYGHFADRVVYMNIKPSKEMIETCRDFLLKLSSISWLSWKHNEKGVPAFHCTIVSKLPNGKFEEIWPFLIKHPFKFQCFFDNITIMRWDKDKWILHKCYPLNDK; from the coding sequence ATGGAGGATTATGGTCACTTTGCTGACAGAGTTGTCTATATGAACATTAAACCAAGCAAGGAAATGATTGAAACTTGCAGGGATTTTCTTCTAAAGCTGAGTAGTATATCTTGGCTTTCCTGGAAGCATAATGAAAAGGGCGTACCGGCATTTCATTGTACTATTGTATCCAAACTTCCAAATGGTAAGTTTGAAGAAATTTGGCCTTTCCTAATCAAGCATCCTTTTAAGTTTCAATGTTTCTTTGACAATATCACTATAATGAGATGGGATAAGGACAAGTGGATTCTACATAAGTGTTATCCACTGAATGATAAGTAA
- a CDS encoding EAL domain-containing protein translates to MDNIDINTYNKILNAKSIDVVFQPIVSIIRKSIIGLEGLSRGQDPLGNIIMPLDLFKIASHQNQRTALDRLCRDRVMDCFTQIEQKNKDLLLFLNIDGSAITEDVVGSGFMLNLASKYNLKPENIVLEIVEYDTLDINSISKFVNNQRNYGFLIALDDVGSGHSNLDRIAIIKPDIIKIDRSIVQNIHIDYYKQEVFKSLVSLSKTLGSLVVAEGIELEAEAMKAIELGSDMLQGYYFAQPQKLDATLLKSFKTPIRKLANQYSRYLAEKINIQKKRYKEYSDIIKLVLEDISSVDEKKFNFKLIELIDKYDIFECLYVLDPTGIQVTDTVTPFVSATRHKGLMFHPAKKGEDHSLKKYYYFLKNMKLSKYLTEPYISLATGNLCITMACVFKNIDDKKFILCVDLNPDYLNI, encoded by the coding sequence ATGGACAATATTGATATTAACACTTATAACAAAATATTAAATGCAAAATCCATAGATGTGGTATTTCAACCAATAGTATCTATTATAAGAAAGTCAATTATTGGTTTAGAAGGACTGAGTAGGGGACAAGACCCCCTAGGAAATATCATTATGCCCTTAGATTTATTTAAAATTGCCTCTCATCAGAATCAGAGGACAGCTTTAGATAGGCTGTGCAGAGATAGAGTAATGGATTGTTTTACTCAAATAGAACAAAAAAATAAAGACTTACTTTTATTTCTCAATATTGATGGTTCTGCTATAACTGAGGATGTTGTTGGTTCAGGCTTTATGCTTAATTTGGCCAGCAAATATAATTTAAAACCTGAAAATATTGTGCTAGAAATCGTTGAATACGATACCCTTGATATTAATTCCATAAGCAAATTTGTAAATAATCAAAGGAATTATGGCTTTCTTATTGCATTAGATGATGTGGGCTCCGGTCATTCAAACCTAGATAGAATAGCTATTATAAAGCCAGATATAATTAAAATCGATAGATCTATTGTACAAAATATTCATATTGACTATTATAAGCAGGAGGTCTTCAAATCACTGGTAAGCTTGTCAAAAACTCTAGGCTCACTTGTTGTAGCGGAGGGCATCGAATTGGAAGCAGAAGCTATGAAGGCCATTGAGTTGGGCTCGGACATGTTACAAGGCTATTATTTTGCCCAGCCCCAGAAGTTAGATGCCACACTTTTAAAAAGCTTTAAAACACCGATTCGAAAGCTTGCAAATCAATATTCACGCTATCTGGCAGAAAAGATTAACATTCAAAAAAAGAGGTATAAGGAGTATAGTGATATAATTAAGTTAGTGTTGGAAGATATTTCATCTGTAGATGAAAAGAAATTTAACTTCAAGTTAATTGAATTAATTGATAAATACGATATTTTTGAATGTCTTTACGTATTGGATCCCACTGGTATACAAGTAACAGATACAGTAACTCCTTTTGTCAGTGCTACAAGACATAAGGGTTTGATGTTTCATCCTGCCAAAAAGGGGGAAGATCATTCCTTAAAAAAATATTATTATTTCTTAAAGAATATGAAACTCTCAAAATATCTAACTGAACCTTATATATCATTAGCAACAGGAAACCTTTGTATAACCATGGCCTGCGTATTTAAAAATATAGACGACAAAAAATTCATACTTTGTGTAGACTTAAATCCGGACTATTTAAATATATAA
- a CDS encoding PH domain-containing protein — protein sequence MENGKVIIKGSFRGITGDLVKNVLTILLCIIIFFFSKSYKNNIVIEHNIDTSFFNYLLKFEDITAVSILALIYLIIIIIVLVIISSIVKTLGLFYHLLRITTFDFNSGKVVDKAYSYPMNRTIDENKFNEIINVNIEQGLFQRIFNTGTLYVEYIAVNTVDSQLRHIEIPCVAKPFAQKNRLL from the coding sequence ATGGAAAATGGAAAAGTTATAATAAAAGGTTCTTTTAGAGGCATCACAGGTGATCTTGTAAAAAATGTGCTTACAATTCTACTGTGTATAATAATTTTTTTCTTTAGCAAAAGCTATAAAAATAATATAGTAATTGAGCACAATATTGATACTTCCTTTTTTAATTATCTTTTAAAATTTGAAGACATCACAGCAGTTAGTATATTGGCACTGATATATTTAATCATAATTATTATAGTATTAGTCATTATTTCAAGTATTGTTAAAACCTTGGGCCTATTTTACCACCTGCTTAGGATTACCACATTTGATTTTAACAGTGGTAAAGTTGTTGATAAGGCATATTCTTATCCTATGAATAGAACTATAGATGAAAACAAGTTCAACGAAATAATCAATGTAAATATTGAACAAGGACTGTTCCAGAGGATATTCAATACCGGTACTCTTTATGTTGAATATATTGCAGTAAATACTGTAGATTCACAATTGAGACATATTGAGATACCATGTGTAGCTAAACCTTTTGCACAAAAAAACAGATTATTATAA
- a CDS encoding FAD-dependent oxidoreductase, with protein MNKTLNIVILGAGYAGVHAAKVLSKKYKKNDSIKITLIDKLPYHTLMTELHEVAGGRVEPESVKVDLRKVFHKSKVNIVTEEVTKIDIDGQKLITDYAEYSYDYLIIGTGSEPAFFGVPGVKENAFTLWSLKDALEIKAHIKDMFSKASKERNDKKRQAMLTFAVAGAGFTGIEMVGELVEWKKKLAKEYNVDEKEVKLMVIEAMGRILNILDEKNAIKTERYLNKKGVEILVNAPIVEVTEDTIVLKNGKKIPSNTLIWTCGVQGNSFNSNLGLSINNRGRLNANEFMQSLDKENVYVVGDCAFLEEGESKTLPQIVEAAEQTAATAAHNIIASIENKEKKAFKSNYHGFMVSVGSHYAVANLNGIKLSGFFAMLMKHMVNLYYLFGVGGFYLVIKYLTHEFFDMKDRRSFVGGHLAAKSHSIWLVFLRVYMGILWFLEGFKKFVGEQTWENAKGLRKFTAGMGDDSWFKAGNVKMPFDWLKAAGDATSGASAAADTAASASQAAEGAASAWGEPIMNMPGFFKAIMKVLIPSPEVAVWFQRMVCVAEMGIGLLLIAGLFTWLASAASAFLVVNFILSGMAEWDILWYFFGATALMAGAGRALGLDYFVMPWLQKLLSNYWVGKQKPLYIKE; from the coding sequence ATGAATAAAACATTAAATATCGTTATTCTTGGTGCTGGATATGCAGGTGTTCATGCTGCTAAAGTTCTCAGCAAAAAGTATAAGAAAAACGATAGCATTAAAATCACATTAATAGATAAGTTACCTTATCACACACTTATGACTGAATTACATGAAGTTGCTGGAGGAAGGGTTGAGCCAGAATCAGTAAAAGTCGATCTTAGAAAGGTATTTCATAAGTCAAAGGTTAATATAGTGACTGAAGAAGTAACAAAAATTGATATCGATGGTCAAAAGCTAATCACTGATTACGCTGAATACTCTTATGATTACTTAATCATAGGTACTGGTAGTGAGCCTGCCTTCTTTGGTGTTCCAGGTGTAAAAGAGAATGCATTCACATTATGGTCCTTGAAGGATGCTCTAGAAATTAAGGCTCATATCAAGGATATGTTTAGTAAAGCATCAAAGGAAAGAAACGATAAAAAGAGACAGGCTATGCTGACCTTTGCTGTAGCTGGTGCTGGATTTACCGGTATAGAAATGGTTGGTGAACTTGTTGAATGGAAAAAGAAGTTAGCCAAGGAATACAATGTTGATGAAAAAGAAGTTAAGCTGATGGTTATAGAGGCCATGGGCAGAATACTTAATATCCTAGATGAGAAAAATGCTATTAAGACTGAGAGATATTTAAATAAAAAGGGTGTCGAAATACTCGTTAATGCACCTATTGTAGAAGTTACAGAAGATACAATAGTATTAAAAAATGGTAAAAAGATACCATCAAATACATTAATTTGGACTTGCGGAGTTCAAGGTAATTCCTTTAACTCTAACCTAGGATTGTCCATAAACAATAGAGGCAGACTAAATGCTAATGAATTTATGCAATCCTTAGATAAAGAAAATGTATATGTTGTTGGAGACTGTGCATTCTTAGAAGAGGGAGAATCAAAGACTCTTCCACAAATAGTAGAAGCCGCGGAACAGACTGCAGCAACAGCAGCCCACAATATAATTGCTTCTATTGAAAATAAAGAAAAAAAGGCCTTTAAATCCAATTATCATGGATTCATGGTTTCTGTTGGCAGCCATTACGCTGTTGCTAATTTAAACGGTATTAAGCTGTCCGGTTTCTTTGCAATGTTAATGAAACATATGGTTAACCTCTATTACCTCTTTGGGGTTGGTGGTTTCTATTTAGTAATTAAGTACTTAACTCATGAGTTCTTTGATATGAAGGATAGAAGATCTTTCGTTGGCGGGCACTTAGCTGCTAAATCTCATTCAATATGGCTAGTATTCCTAAGAGTTTATATGGGTATTCTATGGTTCTTAGAAGGTTTCAAAAAGTTTGTTGGTGAGCAAACTTGGGAAAATGCTAAAGGACTTAGGAAGTTTACTGCTGGTATGGGAGATGACAGTTGGTTTAAAGCTGGTAATGTAAAGATGCCTTTCGATTGGCTAAAGGCTGCTGGAGATGCAACTAGTGGTGCATCCGCTGCCGCAGATACAGCAGCAAGTGCTTCACAAGCAGCTGAAGGAGCTGCTAGTGCATGGGGAGAACCAATTATGAACATGCCAGGTTTCTTTAAAGCTATAATGAAGGTTCTTATACCATCACCAGAAGTTGCAGTTTGGTTCCAAAGAATGGTTTGTGTTGCTGAAATGGGTATCGGTTTATTATTAATTGCTGGTCTATTTACATGGCTTGCTAGTGCAGCTTCAGCATTCTTAGTAGTAAACTTTATCTTATCAGGTATGGCTGAGTGGGATATACTATGGTACTTCTTCGGAGCCACTGCGCTTATGGCCGGTGCAGGTAGAGCTTTAGGTTTAGACTATTTTGTAATGCCATGGTTACAGAAACTCCTAAGCAATTACTGGGTAGGTAAACAAAAGCCTCTATATATAAAGGAATAA
- a CDS encoding polyprenyl synthetase family protein: MNNFWNDYAQLSNELITVNNVISKNLKSRNKTMQAALSELLSSGGKFLRPAFVLISHGFGEVRSKDIHTLAAVLEMIHMATLVHDDVIDEATLRRGNETIQHKYGKNFAVYVGDYLFCLCFNLLSKIESVKNTEMDAMAMARICIGEIDQFESRFKSDVTVKKYLRRISYKTAELFSLSFYTGAIEGKCDKKLTRKLTNIGHNIGMAFQIIDDLLDFFGDEKTVGKPVCSDLKQGLYTLPVIYGFQTKDERLMELLSKGNFDDDNIKEIISILSENGCFERTRKLAHTYTEKAFKLINTLPDCDSKIVLISLTNKLLNREN, translated from the coding sequence ATGAACAATTTTTGGAATGATTATGCTCAATTAAGCAATGAGTTAATCACTGTAAATAATGTAATAAGTAAGAATTTGAAGTCTAGAAATAAAACAATGCAAGCTGCTTTATCTGAATTATTATCTAGTGGTGGTAAGTTCTTGCGCCCTGCTTTTGTACTGATTTCACATGGCTTTGGTGAAGTTAGAAGTAAGGACATTCACACTCTTGCTGCTGTGTTGGAAATGATCCATATGGCTACATTAGTCCACGATGATGTTATAGATGAAGCGACCTTGAGGCGAGGTAATGAAACCATTCAGCACAAATACGGAAAGAATTTTGCAGTATATGTTGGTGATTATCTCTTTTGTTTATGTTTTAACCTGCTTTCTAAGATTGAATCGGTAAAGAATACTGAAATGGATGCCATGGCTATGGCTAGGATATGTATAGGTGAAATTGACCAATTTGAGTCTAGGTTTAAAAGTGACGTTACAGTTAAGAAGTACTTAAGAAGAATATCTTATAAAACCGCTGAACTGTTTTCTTTGAGTTTCTATACCGGAGCTATAGAAGGAAAATGTGATAAAAAGCTTACTAGAAAACTAACTAACATAGGTCACAATATCGGGATGGCTTTTCAAATTATCGATGATTTACTAGATTTTTTTGGAGATGAAAAAACTGTTGGCAAGCCTGTCTGCAGTGACCTTAAGCAAGGCCTTTATACCTTGCCGGTAATCTATGGTTTTCAAACTAAAGATGAGAGGTTAATGGAACTTCTTTCAAAAGGTAACTTTGATGATGATAATATAAAAGAAATAATTTCAATATTATCAGAGAATGGATGTTTCGAAAGAACCAGAAAATTAGCACATACCTATACAGAAAAAGCTTTTAAGCTTATAAACACCCTTCCTGACTGCGATAGCAAAATCGTACTTATAAGTTTAACTAATAAGCTATTAAATAGAGAAAATTAA
- a CDS encoding CBS domain-containing protein: MNIAFFLTPKSDVICENLNSTMRQAMERMEYHSYTAVPLIDDSGRYVGTLTEGDLLWMLKNTPDLTFKNCSKIKIGDIPRRMLNKPVTINSDIESLINLAVNQNFVPVVDDEGVFIGIIKRSDIINYCYKKFISKE, from the coding sequence ATGAATATTGCATTTTTTCTAACTCCTAAAAGTGACGTTATTTGCGAAAATCTAAATTCAACTATGCGACAAGCTATGGAGAGAATGGAATATCATAGTTACACTGCTGTACCATTGATTGATGATAGTGGAAGGTATGTTGGTACTCTTACTGAAGGTGACCTGTTATGGATGCTTAAGAATACTCCAGACCTAACATTTAAAAACTGCAGCAAGATTAAGATAGGGGATATACCCAGGAGAATGTTAAACAAACCGGTAACCATTAATTCTGATATTGAGAGTTTAATAAACTTAGCTGTAAATCAAAATTTTGTTCCGGTAGTAGATGACGAGGGGGTTTTTATCGGAATAATAAAAAGAAGTGATATAATTAATTATTGCTATAAAAAATTCATCAGTAAAGAGTGA